A genomic segment from Thermothielavioides terrestris NRRL 8126 chromosome 4, complete sequence encodes:
- a CDS encoding mRNA turnover protein MRT4 — protein MPKSKRAKVYHLTQVTKKTREQKDKLFANIRECIPKYQHCFVFSVDNMRNNYLKDVRQELSDSRLFFGKTKLTARALGTTPEESQADGLHALTRYLSGAVGLLFTNRAPEAVISYFGSLAHVDFARAGARATRTVTVPPGLVYSTGGEVPPEHDVPIAHTLEPELRRLGMPTRMVRGKVCLGGDEKGEGMKEGYTICREGEVLDSRQTRLLKLFSVCMSEFRVSLLAYWSAASGEVTELEAGRQKREGNGSGQINGGGKAGDKMDQDEEEEEEDE, from the exons ATGCCCAAGTCAAAACGAGCCAAGGTCTACCACCTGACCCAGGTGACCAAGAAGACGCGCGAGCAAAAAGACAAGCTCTTCGCCAACATCCGCGAGTGCATACCAAAGTACCAGCACTGCTTCGTCTTCAGCGTCGACAACATGCGTAACAACTACCTCAAGGACGTGCGCCAAGAGCTGAGCGACAGCCG CCTCTTCTTCGGCAAGACCAAGCTCACCGCCCGCGCGCTGGGCACCACGCCCGAGGAGTCGCAAGCGGACGGGCTGCACGCGCTGACGCGGTACCTCTCGGGGGCGGTCGGGCTGCTGTTCACGAACCGGGCGCCGGAGGCGGTGATCAGCTACTTCGGCTCGCTGGCGCACGTGGACTTCGCGcgggccggcgcgcgcgccaCGCGCACCGTCACCGTGCCGCCCGGCCTGGTCTACTcgaccggcggcgaggtgcCGCCCGAGCACGACGTGCCGATCGCGCACACGCTCGAGCCcgagctgcgccgcctcggcatgCCCACGCGCATGGTCCGCGGGAAAGTCTGCCTCGGCGGGGACGAGAAGGGCGAGGGCATGAAGGAGGGCTATACCATCTgccgcgagggcgaggtgCTGGACTCGCGGCAGACGAGGCTGCTGAAGCTGTTCAGCGTGTGCATGAGCGAGTTCAGGGTCAGTCTGTTGGCCTATTGGAGTGCGGCGTCCGGGGAGGTGACGGAGTTGGAGGCGGGGAGGCAGAAGAGGGAAGGGAACGGGAGCGGGCAAATCAACGGGGGTGGGAAGGCGGGGGACAAGATGGATCaggatgaggaggaagaggaggaggatgagtGA
- a CDS encoding mitochondrial 54S ribosomal protein MRPL51 codes for MTVRALQQISTGRNGVGAFVLQCKKMDFHYCDWAGSSKGMNGFIKSLLPKFAAANPQIEFSVSPRPAKHPVIIAQYINGREKAVCVRNMEPYEVLKKAELLRDASGEKLKRVTKPVQSINESVRGVWSPYHGNGLRV; via the exons atgacggtAAGGGCACTGCAGCAGATCTCCACCGGCCGA AATGGCGTCGGTGCGTTCGTCTTGCAATGCAAGAAGATGGACTTCCACTACTGCGACTGGGCCGGTAGTTCCAAGGGCATGAA CGGCTTCATCAAGTCCCTGCTCCCCaagttcgccgccgccaacccgcAGATCGAGTTCAGCGTGTCGCCCCGGCCGGCGAAGCACCCCGTCATCATCGCGCAGTACATCAACGGCCGCGAGAAGGCCGTCTGCGTGCGAAACATGGAGCCCTACGAGGTGCTCAAgaaggccgagctgctccgcGACGCCAGCGGCGAGAAGCTGAAGAGGGTGACAAAGCCGGTGCAGAGTATCAACGAGTCCGTCAGAGGCGTCTGGTCCCCGTACCACGGCAACGGGTTGCGGGTATAA
- a CDS encoding uncharacterized protein (Contains conserved domain U3_snoRNA_assoc[pfam08297): protein MAARKSPGKLPQKQDGAPVDVIDISSDSEQEASEVDDEAPEPVPDSPAGVEEQPLLRAAGIKYKTEEPRSEEEPQQERQLSPSSSKLALRVKETGSAKHRRVSIEIPLPTSSELRRRIAEAEGALNQEHHGDEVSKTPSERKHITFDDSDYDEFVTPKEAPSRDPLENSVPRATSTTARADTAAQDGEEHEEEESDDDDAPPESISNTAAAAETLKAEQAAVKAAQQQAAALKRKRQERDAFFKQQAEERKRAQRPDRQDDEADDVAPSARGATPETEQRKREVPKLLPLELLESDDEEDVARLSRPAADGTQKRRRLDSAEQLLLREAKLPKDKRRGSTAYRVVAGTGDERLAPKVKKQAVGLRETLLRRDRVAKPRGGFFVRKR from the exons ATGGCAGCCAGAAAATCGCCTGGAAAACTCCCCCAGAAGCAGGACGGCGCACCTGTTGATGTCATAGACATCTCGTCGGATTCAGAACAGGAGGCCTCGGAGGTGGATGATGAAGCGCCGGAACCGGTACCGGACAGCCCGGCAGGTGTCGAGGAACAACCGCTCTTGAGGGCGGCCGGCATCAAGTATAAGACCGAGGAACCTCGAAGTGAGGAGGAGCCACAGCAGGAGCGGCAGCTATCCCCGTCCAGCTCCAAGCTGGCCTTGCGAGTCAAGGAGACGGGATCTGCGAAGCACAGACGTGTCAGTATCGAGATTCCGCTTCCGACCTCATCAGAGCTGCGACGGAGGAtagccgaggccgagggcgcaCTCAACCAAGAGCACCACGGGGATGAAGTTTCTAAGACACCAAGCGAGAGGAAGCACATCACGTTTGATGACAGTGACTACGACGAGTTTGTCACGCCCAAAGAGGCACCCTCCAGGGATCCTTTGGAAAACAGCGTTCCCAGGGCAACGTCTACAACCGCGAGGGCGGATACAGCCGcgcaggacggcgaggaacacgaggaggaagaaagtgacgacgacgatgcgcCACCAGAATCGATATCGAATacggcagccgcggccgagacTCTAAAGGCCGAGCAAGCCGCGGTAAAAGCGGCCCAGCA GCAAGCTGCCGCTTTGAAGCGGAAACGGCAGGAGCGTGATGCATTTTTCAAGCAGCAGGCAGAGGAGAGAAAGCGGGCGCAGCGTCCGGACAGACAGGACGACGAGGCAGATGATGTTGCCCCCAGCGCCCGGGGGGCCACCCCGGAGACAGAGCAGAGGAAGCGAGAGGTGCCGAAGCTCCTCCCTCTTGAGCTTCTGGAGTCAGATGATGAGGAAGACGTTGCCCGGCTGtccaggccggccgcggaCGGAACACAGAAGCGGAGGAGGTTGGATAGCGCAGAGCAGCTGTTGCTTCGGGAAGCCAAGCTTCCCAAGGACAAGAGGCGGGGGTCGACCGCATATCGAGTTGTGGCAGGTACTGGTGACGAGAGATTGGCGCCCAAGGTCAAGAAGCAGGCGGTCGGGCTTCGGGAGACTCTCCTGCGGCGGGACCGGGTAGCCAAACCCAGAGGAGGGTTCTTTGTCAGGAAACGCTAG